Below is a genomic region from Zea mays cultivar B73 chromosome 9, Zm-B73-REFERENCE-NAM-5.0, whole genome shotgun sequence.
TAATTTCCCTTTCGTAGTTCTGGAATTACCTTTTTATATATGTAAGTTCAGTAAATGACATGATGCCGCTCTTTAATACGGTCCCAAGTTAAATAATCTGATCTTGGCATCCTCCTCTGCCCCAAAATCTCGTCGGCCTAGCTATGGTGAGTGCGCCTTCTCTGACCCTGGGCTTTCTCACGGCCGGGTTTCTCTCTGGTAGTCTCAAGGCTTATCTCCTCCTCCTTAGTAAACAAAGTAACTTGCTAGAACATACATCAAACAGCGGCTGGTACTTCAGCAGGCCGTCCAAGGACCTTCGCCAAGGTTTCCACACTTTTCTTTCAACAATTTATTTTCTATTGATGTTCATTTAACAATTGCTGCTTCTCTTTTGAACTTTGATTCAACAATTAACTTGCTTAATTTGCACAAGGAACTTGTTCCAAGCTCTGTTTGGTTGTAGTTTAATTATGTCCATAAGTGATTAAAGGTTTTCTGTATTTCGATTGTTTCTATAGCGTTTGTATTATGTCATAGAATTGAAATTTTGATTAGTCTTGTACTCTTGTCTCGCTTGCATGTGTGGATGGTTTAGCTTCCTAGCTCTCTTACTTTCTTGAAAAAACATTTTTCTGGTACTGTGATATCAGTATTTGAATTTTACTGTAGGAATCCAGATTACacatttagggcctgtttggtagaATAAATGCTACTCATGATTTCCATTTTTCCTGTTGCAGGCTCAGTGGTGACATCAGCTGAGGTCCGTTAGTTTGCCTCTGCAGCCATGCCTCAAATCTAGAACACCATGCGGCAAAACTGCACACTCCTAGCTATTCTTTGTGGGGAGTTTGCTGAGAAGCAGCGGACACCAGCTTCCCTGGCGCCAGGCACAAAAGCGGTTGCGGCTGTCATACCCTTTCCCTGAGCTCGCTTCGTTTGGGAGACTGGAGGTTAGTTCGTGTTGCTGTGTGGTGCAGGCAGATGTTTGTTTTTGAGTTTTAAAGTTAAAAAACTAAAGGTGGACTTCGGGGATGCAGGTGCACACGCTAATCAATCCCACTCAGGTGGTGCATCCTGTCTTCTTGTATCTCTAGGGGCAGCAGCAAGAGAATGAGGAGATTGGCACGCTTGTCTGGGGTGATACAGATTTATCTGACCCGCAGATGTTTGTCTCACTCATCACCCCACCATTTCCGACCATGGTAAGCCCCAAACTTTTCTTGAATAGATTAATAGCATGTATTTGTTGCTATAATTTACAGTGTCATCTGTTCTTGACTGGTGGACATGAGTTGCAAAAGTGCACATCAATGTACAATTTCATACTTGAGCCTTGAAAAAAGGAAGGCCAGCATGACAATCAGTACTACAATATAACTGTATTACAATGAGGACTGGATCTTGTAAAGCTCCTAAAGAAATTCGATATCAACATCAATGTAGATCAAACCACCCCTACATTCAGCTTCAATAGGTTTTCAAGCATGCAGTGCGTTACTTGAGTAAAGTCTCAATCAAGTTGATCATTGAGCGTGCATGGTAATTTGGTCCTTTCTCGCGTCACCATTTGCACGGAGCTACATCCATATATGTATGTAATCGTTGTACACAGTCATTTTATTGAGCATTGTGCTAGATTACATATTTATATTGTTAATGTAATATTATTGGTGTTACAGTGATATTTTATCACACTAATTTTGCATACTAATTTTGCATTATAATGATATTTACCGTTTCATATTTATATTTATACTAACTTTAAACCTCGTGGCAACACACGGGCATATACCTAATCTATATAAAAAGACCCTACAAAGTAGTACAAAGACTCTAGTTTATTCTGGATTCTTCCGGAATCCCGACCATCCCACGGAGCCACCTTTCAGAACCTTCCTTCGCCTTCCAGAAgcccacccgtcaccaccatataAACCGCCCCTGTTCGCGTCGGCATTCCCCACACCGAGAATCACAATACGAAACGAATTAATCCCCAATCAACACAGCAAGTCAGCAACAAGCAAAGCAGCGACCCGAGAGATGGACGCGAGGATGTTCGGGCTGGAGACCCCCCGGGTGGCGGCGCTGCATCACCTGCTGGACGTGCCCGACGGCGACAAGGCGGGCGGCGGCGCCACGCGCACCTACGTCCGCGACGCGCGCGCCATGGCGGCCACCCCGGCCGACGTCAAGGAGCTCGCGGGAGCGTACGCGTTCGTGGTGGACATGCCGGGGCTGAGCACGGGCGACATCAGGGTGCAGGTGGAGGACGAGCGGGTGCTGGTGATCAGCGGCGAGCGGCGCCGGGAGGAGCGCGAGGACGCCAAGTACCTGCGCATGGAGCGGCGGATGGGCAAGTTCATGCGCAAGTTCGTGCTGCCGGACAACGCCGACGTGGACAAGGTCGCCGCCGTGTGCAGGGACGGCGTGCTCACGGTGACCGTCGAGAAGCTGCCCCCGCCGGAGCCCAAGAAGCCCAAGACCATCGAGATTAAGGTCGCCTGAGTGTAGACCGTTGTCGGAGCAGTGCCAGTGAGCTGGGTGGCAACCTGCGGGACTCTGGTGAGGAAGAGCAAATGGTAGAAAGCAGTAGCTGTGCTTCTGAACATTGTGTGTGTTTGTTTCCCTTGTTACCGCCAATCATCCTACCTGATGTGTCGTCTGGGGTTTCGTTTGAACCATGCTGGGTTTGGAGCTTTGTGATGCAAAGCAGAATGTCCTGATGCTTTCTTTCTCCATAGAATAAATCTCTCCTGTTACCTGAATGTCACTTGTTATCTTTTCTTCGCGACCGAGCACGTTCTTCGTTAACAAGGGTTAACAAGGAGACATGTTATGCCACGTTATCCTCACAGGACACGAAATCACAAAGAAGTTCAAATCACACAGCATATCTTGTGAGACACATTCGTCGACATGTGTGCGACACACACCGCGCACCTGGATCGGAAGAGGATGAAATTTGTTCAGGAAAGAGTAGAGTATCGCTAGGGTTGACAAGGTTTTGCGTCTAAATTAAGCCTTGTGTCTTTCGACTAAAACTACGGGAGTGATTTTATCGCTTGAGAAAGCCTCCGGGCCATTTCAATTGTTTTCTGATTACTAAGCCAATATGTGATCGTTATGACATGCGTTGGCTAATGAATCTCTGTGGCACTCCGCCTTCATGTAGAAATCCAAGCCTATTGCCAGAAAGGGGATAAATTAAACAAGTTACTCCGTCCCAAAATAGTGGTGACTATCAATTTGTACGTTGTCTTTTGTTCGGCTGTTCTTCTGCTGCTTGCTTTTGGTTCCGCCGTTCCGATATTGGGCATGGGCCCCAAACCTTTCTGCGTCCGCTCCATTTTCGGCGGCTGACATTACTTGCCGTAAAGGCTCATGCTGCATGTTAGTTTTAACCCCAATTCCAATCGGATCCATATGCATTCAAGCGGATTGAGTGGATTCCTAGTAAATTAAAATCTCTCTCAAATCCATACCAA
It encodes:
- the LOC103639183 gene encoding 17.0 kDa class II heat shock protein-like, whose amino-acid sequence is MDARMFGLETPRVAALHHLLDVPDGDKAGGGATRTYVRDARAMAATPADVKELAGAYAFVVDMPGLSTGDIRVQVEDERVLVISGERRREEREDAKYLRMERRMGKFMRKFVLPDNADVDKVAAVCRDGVLTVTVEKLPPPEPKKPKTIEIKVA